The following proteins are co-located in the Sandaracinaceae bacterium genome:
- a CDS encoding RNA pseudouridine synthase: protein MSAVSQWVNGVGVVHRDAALLILAKPSGLPTTTPDDADCLVKRAQLLDPEAQRLHATSRLDAEVSGLVTFARTPAAAEALRQARADGRYGRRYIALTLTPPKASEGAWDSAISIDPRDRRKRVAGQGEQEKAARSRFLVAERMPLGALLHLFPETGRTHQLRVHALAAGAPLFGDKVYGGPTRATAPDGRVVTARRTMLHCAALRLPNVASGTGEIELTLDPPADWLSAYRGLGGTALP, encoded by the coding sequence ATGAGCGCCGTCTCGCAGTGGGTGAACGGCGTGGGCGTGGTGCATCGCGACGCCGCGCTGCTCATCCTGGCGAAGCCCAGCGGCCTGCCCACCACTACACCCGACGACGCGGACTGCCTGGTGAAGCGCGCACAGCTGCTGGACCCGGAGGCACAGCGACTGCACGCCACCTCTCGGCTGGACGCCGAGGTCAGCGGGCTGGTCACGTTCGCGCGCACGCCGGCGGCGGCCGAGGCGCTGCGCCAGGCACGTGCCGACGGGCGCTATGGGCGTCGCTACATCGCGCTCACGCTCACGCCACCCAAGGCCAGCGAGGGCGCCTGGGACAGCGCCATCTCCATCGACCCGCGCGACCGCCGCAAGCGCGTGGCTGGGCAAGGTGAGCAGGAGAAGGCCGCCCGCTCGCGCTTCCTGGTGGCAGAGCGCATGCCCCTCGGCGCGCTCCTGCACCTGTTCCCCGAGACGGGCCGCACGCACCAGCTGCGGGTGCACGCGCTCGCCGCCGGGGCGCCGCTCTTCGGCGACAAGGTCTACGGCGGCCCCACGCGCGCCACGGCGCCCGATGGTCGTGTCGTCACGGCCCGGCGCACCATGCTGCACTGCGCCGCGCTGCGCCTGCCCAACGTGGCGAGCGGCACCGGCGAGATCGAGCTCACGCTAGACCCGCCGGCCGACTGGCTGAGCGCGTATCGAGGCCTTGGTGGCACAGCGCTCCCCTGA
- a CDS encoding tetratricopeptide repeat protein, translating into MHYDDDMPDDPVADQLDAGWERVAEGDLEGALAAALACLEVAEVPEAHNLLGYVRAAQGDVEAALRHYKKAIALDEFFTEALLNAAELLMHPLHQIDEACRLIDLAIEHAESPDAAADAVLLKVEALLQGGDHERAIKALKKLPEGPFENPELEFLIGRAYFEVGDLDAAGGRIQAAARDNQINPEVFYYLGLWLDAKEDRAGATVAFLQSRDLDGSTPPPPWSTTRPIFERRLRGAMKKLTERVSAALEGALVVVANLPGREVIAEGVDPRLCALADDVHDGKVGRLFVYQRNCERMGSSAESIEDICAEAIEREVNAALDAT; encoded by the coding sequence ATGCACTACGACGACGACATGCCGGACGATCCCGTCGCAGACCAGCTGGATGCAGGCTGGGAGCGAGTGGCGGAGGGTGACCTCGAGGGGGCGCTGGCCGCTGCGCTGGCTTGCCTCGAGGTGGCCGAGGTGCCCGAGGCCCACAACCTGCTGGGCTACGTGCGCGCCGCCCAGGGCGACGTGGAAGCGGCCCTGCGGCACTACAAGAAGGCCATCGCGCTGGACGAGTTCTTCACCGAGGCGCTGCTCAACGCCGCGGAGCTGCTCATGCACCCGCTCCACCAGATCGACGAGGCCTGCCGGTTGATCGACCTGGCCATCGAGCACGCCGAGTCCCCCGACGCGGCGGCCGACGCGGTGCTGCTCAAGGTGGAGGCGCTGCTGCAGGGCGGCGACCACGAGCGCGCCATCAAGGCGCTGAAGAAGCTGCCCGAAGGGCCCTTCGAGAACCCCGAGCTCGAGTTCCTGATCGGCCGCGCGTACTTCGAGGTGGGTGACCTGGACGCCGCTGGAGGGCGCATCCAGGCCGCCGCGCGCGACAACCAGATCAACCCCGAGGTGTTCTACTACCTGGGCCTGTGGCTGGACGCGAAGGAAGACCGCGCGGGCGCCACGGTGGCGTTCCTGCAGTCGCGTGACCTGGACGGGTCCACGCCGCCGCCGCCGTGGAGCACCACGCGGCCCATCTTCGAGCGCCGCCTGCGGGGCGCCATGAAGAAGCTCACCGAGCGGGTGTCGGCCGCTCTGGAGGGCGCCCTCGTGGTGGTGGCCAACCTACCCGGCCGCGAGGTCATCGCCGAGGGCGTGGACCCACGCCTGTGCGCGCTGGCCGACGACGTACACGACGGCAAGGTGGGGCGCCTGTTCGTGTATCAGCGCAACTGCGAGCGCATGGGCAGCTCGGCCGAGTCCATCGAAGACATCTGCGCCGAGGCCATCGAGCGCGAGGTCAACGCGGCGCTCGACGCCACCTGA
- a CDS encoding WD40 repeat domain-containing protein — MRAPEKGCSTKLSTRGGGAALFLAALSLGCGGSTPVVTTPVELPPAARNLLNTDDLAPPIVREGGPLSPVRPVARTAIRRQLVSAVFSPDSKRLFAISTHGELVAYDVESGALRGYARPWYDGTYPQLQVDRSGSRVMTVSPDRAPVLWDLHSDTLRTVPALEGWQVYTLVALHPSGDQVARAMPSADGLAVVTTRLDDGRELRATLPTHLDEPDATVTSYSPSGARLALITDLGTTFTYLNAADLSVVRHESLLEERARFPAATRTTTGTGWPSALTAVSSRWVVPAAWSCWTR, encoded by the coding sequence ATGCGCGCTCCTGAAAAGGGTTGTTCCACGAAGCTCTCGACGCGGGGCGGTGGGGCCGCCCTCTTCCTGGCGGCGCTGTCGCTCGGCTGTGGGGGGTCCACGCCGGTGGTGACCACGCCGGTGGAGTTGCCGCCGGCGGCGCGCAACCTGCTGAACACGGACGACCTCGCGCCGCCCATCGTGCGCGAGGGCGGTCCGCTGTCGCCCGTGCGGCCCGTAGCGCGCACGGCCATCCGCCGGCAGCTGGTGAGCGCCGTCTTCTCGCCGGATAGCAAGCGGCTGTTCGCCATCAGCACGCACGGCGAGCTGGTGGCCTACGACGTGGAGAGTGGCGCGCTGCGTGGCTATGCGCGTCCTTGGTACGACGGAACGTATCCGCAGCTCCAAGTGGACCGCAGTGGCTCGCGCGTGATGACCGTGAGCCCCGACCGCGCGCCCGTGCTGTGGGACCTGCACTCCGACACGCTGCGCACGGTGCCGGCCCTCGAGGGCTGGCAGGTCTACACGCTGGTGGCGCTCCACCCGAGTGGAGACCAGGTGGCGCGCGCCATGCCGAGCGCGGACGGTCTCGCGGTGGTGACCACCCGTCTCGATGATGGTCGAGAGCTGCGGGCCACCCTCCCCACCCACCTGGACGAGCCGGACGCCACCGTCACGAGCTACTCGCCCAGCGGCGCACGCCTCGCGCTGATCACGGACCTCGGCACCACGTTCACGTACCTGAACGCTGCCGATCTGAGCGTGGTGCGCCATGAGAGCCTCCTCGAGGAGAGGGCCAGGTTCCCAGCGGCGACGCGGACAACGACGGGTACCGGGTGGCCTTCCGCCCTCACGGCGGTCAGCTCGCGCTGGGTCGTCCCGGCCGCGTGGAGCTGCTGGACTCGCTGA
- a CDS encoding DUF2135 domain-containing protein → MNTYRFAFQSTTTILMALAFLTTGGCYVRTTARTTGPGVTVQTQQTQTQTPSGVVVLESSCVQGAQEICNGLDDNCNGQIDEGCGYSSGDVQITLAWNTGADLDLYVYDPQGSRIFYSQPQAPSGGVLDQDARGNCNTSQANNRIENVYWGGVQPPSGRYTVEVHYWAGDQCSSNAGPTTGVVSISVGGSILGTYQLMLAADQRATFATFDIP, encoded by the coding sequence ATGAACACCTATCGCTTTGCCTTTCAGTCCACCACCACCATCCTGATGGCGCTGGCGTTCCTCACCACGGGTGGCTGCTACGTTCGCACCACCGCGCGCACCACCGGCCCCGGGGTCACCGTGCAGACCCAGCAGACCCAGACCCAGACGCCCAGCGGCGTCGTCGTGCTGGAGTCCAGCTGCGTGCAGGGCGCCCAGGAGATCTGCAACGGCCTCGACGACAACTGCAATGGTCAGATCGACGAGGGCTGCGGCTACTCCTCGGGCGACGTGCAGATCACGTTGGCCTGGAACACGGGCGCGGACCTCGACCTCTACGTGTACGACCCACAGGGCTCTCGCATCTTCTACAGCCAGCCGCAGGCCCCGAGCGGCGGCGTGCTGGACCAGGATGCGCGTGGCAACTGCAACACCTCGCAGGCCAACAACCGCATCGAGAACGTGTACTGGGGCGGCGTGCAGCCCCCGAGCGGGCGCTACACGGTGGAGGTCCACTACTGGGCCGGCGACCAGTGCAGCTCCAACGCGGGTCCCACCACTGGCGTGGTCAGCATCTCGGTGGGCGGCAGCATCCTCGGCACCTACCAGCTCATGCTGGCGGCCGATCAGCGCGCCACCTTCGCCACCTTCGACATTCCCTGA
- a CDS encoding pseudouridylate synthase: MSAPPPPAPRPEIAILFQDEDVVVVNKPAGLIVHRGWAQDRVVMMSLVRNQLDREVFPAHRLDRGTSGALLFALHPEALRTLNSAFEAGSVDKRYLALVRGRPEPAEGLIDYAIPRGEEGERVPAQTEYRVVHQLAHYALVEVRPLTGRLHQIRRHWKHLRHPIVYDMQYGRGRFNARCHEDCGIERMALHAAWLTFPHPRSGEMTRVTAPLPEDLAVPFARLAIPTSLLPLDK; encoded by the coding sequence ATGAGCGCCCCGCCGCCGCCCGCGCCCCGCCCCGAGATCGCCATCCTCTTCCAGGACGAAGACGTGGTGGTGGTCAACAAGCCGGCGGGGCTGATCGTGCACCGCGGTTGGGCACAGGACCGCGTGGTCATGATGTCGCTGGTGCGCAACCAGCTGGACCGGGAGGTGTTCCCCGCGCACCGCCTGGACCGCGGCACCAGCGGAGCGCTGCTCTTCGCGCTGCATCCCGAGGCCCTGCGCACGCTCAACAGCGCGTTCGAAGCGGGCAGCGTGGACAAGCGCTACCTGGCGCTGGTGCGCGGCCGGCCGGAGCCCGCCGAGGGGTTGATCGACTACGCCATTCCGCGCGGCGAAGAGGGCGAGCGCGTGCCGGCGCAGACCGAGTACCGCGTGGTGCACCAGCTGGCTCACTACGCACTCGTGGAGGTGCGCCCGCTGACCGGCCGGCTACACCAGATTCGGCGGCACTGGAAGCACCTGCGGCACCCCATCGTGTACGACATGCAGTACGGCCGCGGACGCTTCAACGCGCGCTGCCACGAGGACTGCGGCATCGAACGCATGGCCCTGCACGCGGCCTGGCTGACGTTCCCGCACCCACGCTCCGGGGAGATGACCCGGGTCACCGCGCCGCTGCCCGAAGACCTGGCTGTGCCCTTCGCGAGGTTGGCCATTCCAACGTCACTGCTGCCCCTCGACAAATGA
- a CDS encoding threonine/serine exporter family protein — MSTLAENEAFVIDVARALHVYGQPAHRVEALLAALSARLGTQGQYFCTPTAVFIAFGTPPAQRTFLVRSEAGEQDLSKLADLDALVNAVARGELDAHAGSERLRAIVGRKPRVHPLLRLAVHPLVAAPAALLLGGGPLEAVVAGGIGFLVGMLERVAERAEPVARLFLLLGSVVASVTAAAAGVFLPELAVQLATVAGIYMLVPGLSLTTAMNEIATGHLVSGTARFAGALVSFLSIAVGVALGGALIASLYPEAPPPLATPVRAAFWPFVGLLVALPAVMVLLRSQVRDALPTLLVATSAFSAGQLAAPLFGGALGPPLAATVAALVLGLGSNAFARITDRPAALVMVPGILLLVPGSMGFRSVASFLRRDVIAAVDTAFAVGLVAVSLVAGLLLANLILPPRKAL; from the coding sequence ATGAGCACGTTGGCTGAGAACGAAGCGTTCGTGATCGACGTCGCGCGGGCGCTGCACGTCTATGGCCAGCCCGCGCACCGCGTGGAGGCGCTGCTGGCGGCGCTGAGCGCGCGCCTTGGCACGCAGGGGCAGTACTTCTGCACGCCCACGGCGGTGTTCATCGCCTTCGGAACGCCGCCAGCGCAGCGCACGTTCCTGGTGCGCAGCGAGGCCGGCGAGCAGGACCTGTCCAAGCTGGCAGACCTGGACGCGCTGGTGAACGCCGTGGCGCGGGGCGAGCTGGACGCCCACGCGGGCTCCGAGCGGCTGCGCGCCATCGTGGGTCGCAAGCCGCGCGTGCACCCGCTGTTGCGGCTGGCCGTGCACCCACTGGTGGCGGCGCCCGCGGCGCTGTTGCTCGGTGGCGGTCCGCTCGAGGCCGTGGTGGCGGGGGGCATCGGCTTCCTGGTGGGCATGCTCGAGCGCGTGGCCGAGCGGGCGGAGCCCGTGGCGCGGCTGTTCCTGCTGTTGGGCAGCGTGGTGGCCTCCGTGACCGCGGCGGCGGCGGGTGTCTTCTTGCCCGAGCTCGCCGTGCAGCTGGCCACCGTGGCGGGCATCTACATGCTGGTGCCGGGACTCTCGCTGACCACGGCCATGAACGAGATCGCCACGGGCCACCTGGTGTCCGGCACCGCGCGCTTTGCCGGCGCGCTGGTGTCGTTCCTGTCCATCGCCGTGGGCGTGGCGCTCGGCGGCGCGCTCATCGCCAGCCTGTACCCCGAGGCCCCTCCGCCGCTGGCCACGCCCGTGCGCGCGGCCTTCTGGCCCTTCGTGGGCCTGTTGGTGGCGCTGCCCGCCGTCATGGTGCTGCTGCGTTCGCAGGTGCGTGATGCCCTGCCCACCCTCCTCGTCGCCACCTCGGCGTTCTCGGCCGGACAGCTGGCCGCCCCCCTGTTCGGAGGCGCGCTCGGCCCTCCGCTGGCGGCCACCGTCGCCGCGTTGGTGTTGGGCCTCGGCAGCAACGCGTTCGCGCGCATCACCGACCGCCCCGCCGCGCTGGTCATGGTCCCGGGCATCCTGCTGTTGGTCCCGGGCAGCATGGGCTTCCGCAGCGTGGCGTCGTTCCTGCGCCGCGACGTGATCGCCGCCGTGGACACCGCGTTCGCCGTGGGCCTGGTGGCGGTGTCGCTGGTGGCGGGGCTGCTGCTCGCCAACCTCATCCTGCCGCCACGCAAGGCGCTCTAG
- a CDS encoding GMC family oxidoreductase, with protein MEHFDVDIAIIGSGFGGSVSALRLAEKGWSVAVLEQGRELRDEDIAAAGADPKKLAWAPALGLKGFFAQDVFEHVGIVRGVGVGGGSLVYAAVLLEPKRAFYEDPAWRDLSADWEQELRPHYAAARRMLGVVPNPYHGVQDDWLRGAAERMGVADTFDTVPQGIFFGDPTRSTPDPFFDGEGPARTGCSQCGRCITGCAYGAKNTLDRNYLFFARRLGAEVLPERQVTHVEPLRGGGYLVHQRHPWERGRRYAPLRARKVVLAAGSLGTQEILFASRERYGSLPRLPRSLGQHVRTNSEAIVGILANDERVDVTKGATISSHFYPDAHTHVTQNRFPESYGFMRWYMGPLVDGERPLPRALRTLRQLVTHPLTSTRSFRGRDWHKRISVLTVMQHADNEISFSYGRTALRGFRHGLVSRISKGQRSPSFLPQANAAARAFAEASDGTPLNTLMESVGNLSVTAHILGGAVMAAGPEHGVIDVNHEVFGYPGLYVMDAAAIPANLGVNPSLTIAALAERFGARFPAKAR; from the coding sequence ATGGAACACTTCGACGTCGACATCGCCATCATCGGCTCTGGCTTCGGTGGCAGCGTGAGCGCGCTCCGGCTCGCCGAGAAGGGCTGGAGCGTGGCCGTGCTCGAGCAGGGGCGGGAGCTCCGCGACGAGGACATCGCCGCGGCGGGCGCCGACCCCAAGAAGCTGGCCTGGGCCCCTGCGCTCGGCCTCAAGGGCTTCTTCGCGCAGGACGTGTTCGAGCACGTGGGCATCGTGCGCGGGGTGGGCGTGGGCGGTGGCTCGCTGGTGTACGCGGCCGTGCTGCTCGAGCCCAAGCGCGCGTTCTACGAGGACCCGGCCTGGCGCGACCTGTCCGCCGACTGGGAGCAGGAACTCCGGCCGCACTACGCCGCCGCGAGGCGCATGCTGGGCGTGGTGCCCAACCCCTATCACGGGGTGCAGGACGACTGGCTGCGCGGCGCGGCCGAGCGCATGGGCGTGGCAGACACGTTCGACACCGTCCCGCAGGGCATCTTCTTCGGTGACCCCACGCGCAGCACGCCGGACCCATTCTTCGACGGGGAGGGTCCCGCGCGCACCGGCTGCAGTCAGTGCGGTCGCTGCATCACCGGCTGCGCGTACGGCGCCAAGAACACGCTCGACCGCAACTATCTCTTCTTCGCGCGTAGGCTCGGGGCAGAGGTGCTCCCCGAGCGGCAGGTGACCCACGTGGAGCCGCTCCGGGGCGGTGGCTACCTCGTCCATCAGCGCCACCCGTGGGAGCGCGGCCGGCGCTATGCACCGTTGCGCGCACGCAAGGTGGTGCTCGCGGCGGGGAGCCTCGGCACGCAGGAGATCCTGTTCGCGTCGCGAGAGCGCTACGGCTCGCTGCCCCGGCTCCCGCGCTCGCTCGGGCAGCACGTGCGCACCAACAGCGAGGCCATCGTGGGCATCCTCGCGAACGACGAGCGCGTGGACGTCACGAAGGGGGCCACCATCTCGAGCCACTTCTACCCGGATGCGCACACGCACGTCACACAGAACCGCTTCCCCGAGAGCTACGGCTTCATGCGCTGGTACATGGGCCCGCTGGTGGATGGCGAGAGGCCGCTCCCGCGGGCGCTGCGCACCCTCCGTCAGCTGGTCACGCACCCGCTCACGAGCACGCGCTCGTTCCGTGGGCGCGACTGGCACAAGCGCATCTCCGTGCTGACCGTCATGCAGCACGCCGACAACGAGATCAGCTTCTCCTACGGCCGCACCGCGCTCCGAGGGTTCCGCCATGGGTTGGTCTCGCGCATCAGCAAGGGCCAGCGCTCGCCCTCGTTCCTTCCGCAGGCCAACGCCGCCGCGCGCGCTTTCGCCGAGGCCAGCGACGGAACGCCGCTGAACACGCTCATGGAGAGCGTGGGCAACCTCTCGGTCACCGCTCACATCCTGGGTGGTGCGGTGATGGCGGCTGGGCCGGAGCACGGCGTCATCGACGTGAACCACGAGGTGTTCGGCTACCCCGGGCTCTACGTCATGGACGCGGCCGCCATCCCGGCGAACCTGGGCGTGAACCCCAGCCTCACCATCGCCGCGCTGGCCGAGCGCTTCGGCGCGCGCTTCCCGGCCAAGGCGCGCTGA
- a CDS encoding GNAT family N-acetyltransferase, protein MNLWTFDTPAGPATLRLARVEDVPTLIALNKRCFPSMAEHNVVWNKGQLTNHIRLFPEGQIVVERDGVLLGACASLIVRMGTDDYRPHTYSGITDGGYFHSHDPEGDTLYGADVYVDPDARGTGAGHQLYEARRRLCRQRNLRRIVAGGRLHGYLEHAAEMTPAQYIRAVETGEIRDLVLSFQLREGFIVRGLLRNYIIDPNSKNHATFIEWTNPDYEAQDESKLRKVRVAAVQYQVRKVASFEEFAEQITYFVTTAAEYRADFVVFPEFTSMQLLSMASLKNLPAQDGIARLCDLEEEVMGLFKGLAKRFGLHIIAGTHPVRREGTIYNVAPIVFPDGYVVFQPKLHITPAERRFWGIDGGSELRVISTPKAKIGVLICYDSEFPEAARYLADAGVEILFVPYCTDDRQGHARVRYCSHARAIENQIYVVTAGMVGNLPSVPAMDIHYGQAAIFTPSDFEFSRDGIHAEADSNVETMLVADLDIHDLYRSRSSGSVRPRLDRRLDLFEFHAHLRNDLEILNPEEAEPIGPTPEDDDE, encoded by the coding sequence ATGAATCTCTGGACGTTCGACACCCCCGCTGGTCCCGCCACCCTCCGACTCGCCCGCGTGGAGGACGTCCCCACCCTCATCGCGCTCAACAAGCGCTGCTTCCCTTCCATGGCCGAACACAACGTGGTCTGGAACAAGGGGCAGCTGACCAATCACATCCGCCTCTTCCCCGAGGGGCAGATCGTGGTGGAGCGCGATGGGGTGCTCCTCGGGGCGTGCGCGAGTCTGATCGTGCGCATGGGCACGGACGACTACCGTCCGCACACCTATTCCGGCATCACGGACGGCGGGTACTTCCACAGCCACGACCCGGAGGGCGACACGCTGTACGGCGCGGACGTGTACGTGGACCCGGACGCGCGCGGCACGGGCGCTGGGCATCAGCTCTACGAGGCGCGTCGGCGTCTCTGCCGCCAGCGCAACCTGCGGCGCATCGTCGCGGGTGGACGCCTCCACGGCTACCTGGAGCACGCGGCGGAGATGACGCCGGCCCAGTACATCCGAGCGGTGGAGACCGGGGAGATCCGAGACCTGGTGCTGAGCTTCCAGCTGCGCGAGGGGTTCATCGTGCGCGGGCTGCTGCGCAACTACATCATCGACCCCAACAGCAAGAACCACGCGACGTTCATCGAGTGGACCAACCCGGACTACGAGGCGCAGGACGAGAGCAAGCTTCGCAAGGTGCGGGTGGCTGCGGTCCAGTACCAGGTCCGCAAGGTTGCGTCGTTCGAGGAGTTCGCGGAGCAGATCACCTACTTCGTGACCACTGCCGCGGAGTACCGCGCCGACTTCGTAGTGTTCCCCGAGTTCACCAGCATGCAGCTGCTGTCGATGGCCTCGCTCAAGAACCTGCCCGCGCAGGATGGCATCGCGCGCCTGTGCGACCTCGAAGAGGAGGTCATGGGGCTGTTCAAGGGGCTGGCAAAGCGCTTCGGGCTGCACATCATCGCGGGCACGCACCCCGTGCGGCGCGAGGGCACCATCTACAACGTGGCGCCCATCGTGTTCCCCGACGGCTACGTGGTGTTCCAGCCGAAGCTGCACATCACCCCGGCCGAGAGGCGCTTCTGGGGAATCGACGGAGGCAGTGAGCTGCGCGTGATCTCCACCCCCAAGGCCAAGATCGGGGTGCTGATCTGCTACGACTCCGAGTTCCCCGAGGCGGCGCGCTACCTGGCGGACGCCGGCGTGGAGATCCTCTTCGTGCCCTACTGCACCGACGACCGGCAAGGCCACGCGCGGGTGCGGTACTGCTCGCACGCGCGCGCCATCGAGAACCAGATCTACGTGGTGACGGCGGGCATGGTGGGCAACCTGCCCAGCGTGCCGGCCATGGACATCCACTACGGTCAGGCGGCCATCTTCACGCCCAGCGACTTCGAGTTCTCGCGCGACGGGATCCACGCCGAGGCGGACAGCAACGTGGAGACCATGCTGGTGGCCGACCTGGACATCCACGACCTCTACCGCTCGCGCTCGAGCGGCAGCGTGCGCCCGCGCTTGGACCGGCGCCTGGACCTCTTCGAGTTCCACGCGCACCTGCGCAACGACCTCGAGATCCTCAATCCCGAGGAGGCCGAGCCCATTGGGCCAACCCCTGAAGACGACGACGAGTAG